Proteins from a single region of Haloarchaeobius litoreus:
- a CDS encoding bacterio-opsin activator domain-containing protein gives MTVDGTLLDETTVLLVGDTDWLDRFETTLDDRTDATVRREPVTNAALDLVKTGTVDCLVVEQFLPETTAVELLRTLRTETRTLPVVVATAAGDESTASEAIGAGASDYVAVGDDLSAAVAELFDRTDRAVRRARRERTQRERARQFDAMFDDERTATWVLSPDGCLARLNETARDLVDAPADELVGESFWTLPWWSAADEPNPDVRSLVETALDGSFANAVVAPSSLTDDSTVVDLSVRPVSNERGELVSVVVEGVDVTERVELERDLRRSEELHRVTLNNMTDTVLMTDEDGEYTYVCPNVHFIFGYTAEELRERVPIDELLGPELFDRSELAEEGVLKNIECTATDKAGNEHTLLVNVREVSIQDGTILYSCRDISKRKQREEALATLQETARDFLYAETHQEIAQHVVDDTPGVLDLEASAVFLFDADANELRPAGHSPALKELHGPLPSIPLSEDTLPGHSFVQDEALFLDDVHRSPHLSNEATDLRGAAYIPLGDHGVFLVGSDTVGAFDEVTRELADLLAATAEAALDRVTRESRLREQDRTLQRQNEQLTMLNRINETIREIDQAIVQAETREEVDHTVCELLTDDDRFEFAWIGTVDRTTDTVTPRAWDGAEQGYLDSRPFTVDAASGEPVGRTAATGEPTMVTNVAAGLRDEPWRTDALARDYLSAISIPLVYNDLTHGVLTVYADSRDGFDETAREVFSELGETIAAALSALERKNALLTTSMTRVEFAIDDPTFVLSRLAREGDCTLTYQGGVQQTIDGSYVFVTVEGTSVDAVEEAAADLVAVEELQTVSSDGDGGVVRLRLAQPFVALELADHGAVFREATATPEETTLVVAVPDGIDVRTVTQLVAETFAGVELQSKQTLDAAADHDRYSRFLEAVTDRQLEVVQTAYYSGFFESPRERSGAEVADTLDISPTAFYRHVRTVQRKLLRILFEEGVQPPAPGGVR, from the coding sequence GTGACGGTCGACGGCACGCTGCTGGACGAGACGACGGTGCTGCTGGTCGGGGACACCGACTGGCTCGACCGCTTCGAGACGACGCTCGACGACCGCACCGACGCCACGGTTCGGCGCGAACCGGTCACCAACGCAGCGCTCGACCTCGTCAAGACGGGCACCGTCGACTGCCTCGTCGTCGAACAGTTCCTCCCGGAGACCACCGCCGTGGAGCTGCTCCGGACGCTCCGTACCGAGACACGGACGCTCCCCGTCGTCGTGGCAACTGCAGCCGGGGACGAGTCGACGGCGAGCGAGGCCATCGGTGCAGGTGCGAGCGACTACGTCGCCGTCGGCGACGACCTCTCGGCTGCCGTTGCGGAACTGTTCGACCGGACGGACCGAGCGGTCAGGCGGGCCCGGCGGGAGCGAACCCAGCGCGAGCGCGCCCGACAGTTCGACGCGATGTTCGACGACGAACGGACCGCGACCTGGGTCCTCTCGCCGGACGGATGCCTCGCGCGGCTGAACGAGACGGCCCGCGACCTCGTCGACGCACCCGCCGACGAGCTCGTCGGTGAGTCGTTCTGGACCCTTCCCTGGTGGTCGGCGGCAGACGAACCGAACCCGGACGTCCGGAGCCTCGTCGAAACGGCGCTCGATGGCTCCTTCGCCAACGCCGTCGTCGCGCCGTCCTCGTTGACCGACGACTCCACCGTGGTCGACCTCTCGGTCAGGCCGGTGTCGAACGAGCGCGGCGAACTCGTGTCTGTCGTCGTCGAGGGCGTCGACGTGACCGAACGCGTCGAGCTCGAACGCGACCTCCGCCGCTCCGAAGAGCTCCACCGCGTCACCCTCAACAACATGACCGACACCGTCCTGATGACCGACGAGGACGGCGAGTACACCTACGTCTGTCCCAACGTCCACTTCATCTTCGGGTACACCGCCGAGGAGCTCCGCGAGCGTGTCCCCATCGACGAACTGCTCGGCCCGGAGCTGTTCGATCGGTCTGAGCTCGCCGAGGAGGGGGTCCTGAAGAACATCGAGTGCACGGCGACCGACAAGGCCGGCAACGAGCACACGCTCCTCGTGAACGTCCGCGAGGTGTCCATCCAGGACGGGACGATCCTCTACAGCTGTCGCGACATCAGCAAGCGGAAACAGCGCGAGGAGGCGCTGGCGACCCTGCAGGAGACCGCTCGTGACTTCCTCTACGCCGAGACGCATCAGGAGATCGCCCAGCACGTGGTCGACGACACGCCCGGTGTCCTCGACCTGGAGGCGAGCGCGGTGTTCCTGTTCGACGCCGACGCGAACGAACTGCGCCCGGCGGGCCACTCGCCGGCGCTGAAGGAACTCCACGGCCCCCTGCCGTCGATCCCGTTGAGCGAGGACACGCTTCCGGGGCACAGTTTCGTCCAGGACGAGGCGCTGTTCCTCGACGACGTGCATCGTTCCCCCCACCTTTCCAACGAGGCGACCGACCTCAGGGGAGCGGCCTACATTCCGCTCGGCGACCACGGCGTGTTCCTCGTCGGTTCGGACACCGTCGGGGCCTTCGACGAGGTCACCAGGGAACTGGCCGACCTGCTCGCGGCGACCGCGGAGGCGGCGCTGGACCGCGTCACACGCGAATCGCGGCTCCGCGAGCAAGACCGGACGTTGCAGCGCCAGAACGAACAGCTGACGATGCTCAACCGCATCAACGAGACGATTCGGGAGATCGACCAGGCCATCGTCCAGGCGGAGACTCGCGAGGAGGTCGACCACACGGTCTGCGAATTGCTCACCGACGACGACCGGTTCGAGTTCGCCTGGATCGGAACGGTGGACCGCACGACCGACACCGTGACGCCGAGAGCCTGGGACGGGGCCGAACAGGGGTATCTCGACAGCCGTCCATTCACGGTGGACGCGGCGAGTGGGGAGCCGGTCGGTCGGACCGCCGCGACCGGTGAACCGACCATGGTGACGAACGTCGCCGCAGGGCTTCGGGACGAGCCGTGGCGGACCGACGCCCTCGCCCGGGACTACCTCTCGGCGATCAGCATCCCGCTCGTCTACAACGACCTGACCCACGGCGTGCTCACGGTGTACGCGGATTCACGGGACGGCTTCGACGAGACCGCCCGCGAGGTGTTCTCCGAGCTCGGCGAGACCATCGCCGCGGCCCTCAGCGCGCTCGAACGGAAGAACGCGCTTCTCACCACCTCGATGACCCGTGTCGAGTTCGCCATCGACGACCCGACGTTCGTGCTCTCCCGGCTGGCACGCGAAGGCGACTGTACCCTCACGTACCAGGGTGGCGTCCAGCAGACCATCGACGGGAGCTACGTGTTCGTCACCGTCGAGGGGACGTCGGTCGACGCGGTCGAGGAAGCGGCTGCGGACCTGGTCGCCGTCGAGGAGCTCCAGACCGTGAGCTCGGACGGTGACGGCGGTGTCGTCCGCCTCCGCCTCGCACAGCCGTTCGTCGCCCTCGAACTGGCCGACCACGGGGCGGTGTTCCGGGAGGCGACCGCGACGCCCGAGGAGACGACGCTGGTCGTCGCCGTCCCCGACGGCATCGACGTGCGGACGGTGACCCAGCTGGTCGCGGAGACGTTCGCCGGCGTCGAACTGCAGTCGAAGCAGACGCTCGACGCCGCGGCCGACCACGACCGGTACTCGCGGTTCCTCGAAGCCGTGACCGACCGCCAGCTCGAGGTCGTCCAGACCGCGTACTACAGCGGGTTCTTCGAGTCGCCTCGCGAGCGCTCCGGCGCGGAGGTCGCCGACACGCTCGATATCTCCCCGACGGCGTTCTACAGACACGTCCG